One genomic region from Streptomyces sp. Li-HN-5-11 encodes:
- a CDS encoding YceI family protein: protein MTVAVETGLWELDRTASTVAVRHRTMWGLVTVKGTFTAVTGQGEVKPDGTAVGTVTLDAATLDTGNAKRDTHLRSADFFDTDHHPEILFAVRGAERRDGGTVHVTGQLTVRGIARPLSFTARVTGADPGAVTLDAEFTVDREQFGMGWNQMGMMRGPATVAATLRFVRATA from the coding sequence ATGACCGTCGCCGTGGAAACAGGCCTGTGGGAACTCGACCGGACGGCCTCCACCGTCGCCGTCCGGCACCGGACGATGTGGGGCCTGGTCACCGTGAAGGGCACCTTCACCGCCGTCACGGGCCAGGGGGAGGTGAAGCCCGACGGGACGGCCGTCGGCACCGTGACCCTGGACGCCGCCACCCTGGACACCGGCAACGCCAAGCGGGACACGCATCTGCGGTCCGCCGACTTCTTCGACACCGACCACCACCCGGAGATCCTGTTCGCCGTCCGCGGGGCGGAGCGCCGTGACGGTGGCACGGTGCACGTCACCGGTCAGCTCACCGTGCGGGGCATCGCCCGGCCGCTGTCCTTCACCGCGCGCGTCACGGGTGCGGACCCGGGCGCGGTCACCCTGGACGCCGAGTTCACCGTCGACCGGGAGCAGTTCGGCATGGGCTGGAACCAGATGGGCATGATGCGCGGCCCGGCCACGGTCGCCGCCACGCTCCGCTTCGTCCGCGCCACGGCCTGA
- a CDS encoding ATP-binding protein yields MPEAREPQEAYEAPDRASRPRLTELRLSAFAGHRGARFPLGPLTLFAGPSGCGKTSALRAYEALARLGGGAELGEVFPDPVACVPERARPDAQHRRGFRIGCTADGPEGPVRLDVAVQAEPELRVVGERLTVVGRVLLETALLDPRRRAVQAAWHTAGSSPTTRAALPDDRLGTPLLPLRVAGRTDGQRRVLAAAEQMVVALRSVFACEPLPGRMRAPVPVGAGRLMRGCDNLAAVLWRTRTECGRRHGLLVEALRAGCAGPVADVLAEPAGRGGVRAVLDRGDGVRTGFERLGDGELRYAALALVLLTGPGVLEVDPAGEVPPALQTLTVLADGFDRGLDPRQREGLLRLAARMCERGHIRFTGAVSDASWAGAVPAARVVDLVV; encoded by the coding sequence GTGCCCGAGGCCCGTGAGCCGCAGGAGGCCTACGAGGCGCCGGACCGGGCGAGCCGGCCGCGCCTCACCGAACTGCGGCTGTCCGCGTTCGCCGGGCACCGCGGCGCCCGCTTCCCGCTCGGGCCGCTCACGCTCTTCGCCGGCCCCAGCGGCTGCGGCAAGACCAGCGCGCTCCGGGCGTACGAGGCCCTTGCCCGGCTCGGTGGCGGCGCCGAACTCGGCGAGGTCTTCCCGGACCCGGTCGCCTGCGTGCCCGAACGTGCCCGGCCCGACGCCCAGCACCGCCGTGGCTTCCGCATCGGGTGTACGGCGGACGGTCCCGAGGGACCGGTGCGGCTGGACGTCGCCGTCCAGGCCGAGCCGGAACTGCGGGTGGTGGGTGAGCGGTTGACGGTCGTCGGGCGCGTCCTGCTGGAGACCGCGCTGCTCGACCCCCGGCGGCGGGCCGTACAGGCCGCCTGGCACACGGCGGGCTCCTCTCCGACGACCCGGGCTGCCCTGCCCGACGACCGGCTCGGCACGCCCCTGCTGCCGCTGCGAGTGGCCGGGAGGACCGACGGGCAGCGCCGGGTTCTGGCCGCCGCCGAGCAGATGGTGGTCGCCCTCCGGTCGGTGTTCGCCTGCGAGCCGCTGCCCGGCCGGATGCGCGCGCCCGTGCCCGTGGGCGCGGGACGCCTGATGCGCGGATGCGACAACCTCGCCGCCGTCCTGTGGCGCACCCGCACCGAGTGCGGGCGGCGGCACGGGCTGCTCGTGGAGGCGCTGCGCGCCGGATGCGCCGGGCCGGTCGCCGACGTGCTCGCCGAACCGGCGGGCCGGGGCGGGGTGCGGGCGGTGCTGGACCGCGGGGACGGAGTGCGCACCGGGTTCGAGCGGCTGGGCGACGGCGAACTGCGGTACGCGGCGCTGGCCCTCGTCCTGCTGACCGGCCCGGGCGTGCTGGAGGTCGACCCGGCGGGCGAGGTGCCCCCGGCCCTGCAAACGCTGACGGTGCTCGCCGACGGCTTCGACCGCGGCCTGGACCCCCGGCAGCGCGAGGGTCTGCTGCGGCTGGCGGCGCGGATGTGCGAGCGCGGGCACATCCGGTTCACGGGCGCGGTGAGCGACGCGTCCTGGGCCGGCGCGGTGCCGGCGGCACGGGTGGTAGATCTGGTGGTGTGA
- a CDS encoding cell division protein SepF → MNGHDVTDEQWEGLAQVVPLRGRDAWPSAVDHRALPEAETEMRRRFVVLRVSVFADAREVAETLMAGAPVLLDLTGAENEVAKRVLDFSTGVVFGLASGMHRVDRNVFLLTPPGTEVSGLMEEAAAPGV, encoded by the coding sequence GTGAACGGCCACGACGTCACCGATGAACAGTGGGAGGGGCTCGCTCAGGTCGTTCCGTTGCGCGGTCGCGACGCCTGGCCGTCTGCGGTGGACCACCGCGCGCTCCCGGAGGCGGAGACGGAGATGCGCCGCCGCTTCGTCGTTCTCAGAGTCAGTGTGTTCGCGGACGCCCGGGAGGTCGCCGAGACGCTCATGGCGGGTGCGCCGGTCCTCCTCGACCTCACCGGCGCCGAGAACGAGGTCGCCAAGCGGGTCCTGGACTTCAGCACCGGCGTCGTGTTCGGCCTGGCGAGCGGCATGCACCGGGTCGACCGCAACGTCTTCCTGCTCACCCCGCCCGGCACCGAGGTCAGCGGGCTGATGGAGGAGGCGGCGGCTCCCGGGGTGTGA
- a CDS encoding DUF6099 family protein, giving the protein MDAVRLILASRRALAGSGEAPVILTEVWQAQALAQAIGSRLAVSGPPELRGEALGLTELAGRGCGVLDAPALDPGDLRAAQLTELDDARHTLLCLGGLLGEVGIALVGLASSAADERTYWQCMEAIDAADESRDRVREMLRKLSAREEALPEWEAG; this is encoded by the coding sequence ATGGACGCGGTGCGGCTCATCCTGGCGAGCAGGCGTGCCCTGGCGGGGAGTGGTGAGGCCCCCGTCATCCTCACGGAGGTGTGGCAGGCCCAGGCCCTGGCACAGGCGATCGGCAGCCGCCTGGCGGTCTCCGGGCCGCCCGAACTGCGGGGCGAGGCACTGGGGTTGACCGAGCTGGCGGGCCGGGGCTGCGGAGTCCTGGACGCGCCGGCCCTCGACCCCGGAGACTTACGGGCGGCCCAGCTCACCGAACTGGACGACGCCCGCCACACGTTGCTGTGCCTCGGCGGCCTGCTCGGTGAGGTGGGCATCGCACTCGTCGGCCTCGCCAGCTCGGCCGCCGACGAGCGCACGTACTGGCAGTGCATGGAGGCGATCGACGCGGCGGACGAGTCCAGGGACCGGGTCCGCGAGATGCTGCGGAAACTGTCGGCCCGTGAGGAGGCGTTACCGGAATGGGAGGCCGGCTAG
- a CDS encoding LLM class F420-dependent oxidoreductase, whose translation MDLRIFTEPQQGASYDTLLAVAKATEDLGFDAFFRSDHYLRMGDGDGLPGPTDAWITLAGLARETSRIRLGTLMTAGTFRLPGVLAIQVAQVDQMSGGRVELGLGAGWFEEEHKAYGIPFPKEKFARLEEQLAIVTGLWATPAGKTFDFRGTHYELTGSPALPKPAQAKIPVLLGGHGATRTPRLAAQYADEFNMPFGSIEDSERQFGRVRAAAEQAGRGAGELTYSNALVVCVGRDDQEVARRAAAIGREVDELKANGLAGSPSEVVDKIGRYAEIGSSRIYLQILDLSDLDHLELISSQVQSQLS comes from the coding sequence ATGGATCTCCGCATCTTCACCGAGCCCCAGCAGGGGGCAAGCTACGACACCCTGCTCGCCGTGGCGAAGGCGACCGAGGACCTCGGGTTCGACGCCTTCTTCCGCTCCGACCACTACCTCCGCATGGGCGACGGGGACGGGCTGCCCGGTCCCACCGACGCCTGGATCACCCTCGCCGGGCTCGCCCGCGAGACCAGCCGCATCCGCCTCGGCACGCTGATGACGGCCGGAACGTTCCGGCTGCCGGGCGTGCTCGCCATCCAGGTCGCCCAGGTCGACCAGATGTCCGGCGGCCGGGTCGAACTGGGCCTGGGCGCGGGCTGGTTCGAGGAGGAGCACAAGGCGTACGGCATCCCGTTCCCCAAGGAGAAGTTCGCCCGCCTGGAGGAGCAACTGGCCATCGTCACGGGCCTGTGGGCGACGCCGGCCGGCAAGACCTTCGACTTCCGCGGGACGCACTACGAGCTCACCGGGTCGCCCGCGCTGCCGAAGCCCGCGCAGGCGAAGATCCCGGTGCTCCTCGGCGGGCACGGCGCGACGCGCACCCCGCGGCTCGCCGCCCAGTACGCCGACGAGTTCAACATGCCGTTCGGATCGATCGAGGACAGTGAGCGCCAGTTCGGCCGGGTGCGGGCCGCCGCCGAGCAGGCCGGCCGGGGTGCCGGCGAGCTGACGTACTCCAACGCCCTCGTCGTCTGCGTGGGCCGCGACGACCAGGAGGTCGCCCGCAGGGCCGCCGCCATCGGCCGTGAGGTCGACGAACTGAAGGCCAACGGCCTGGCGGGCTCCCCGTCCGAGGTCGTCGACAAGATCGGCCGCTACGCCGAGATCGGCTCGAGCCGGATCTACCTCCAGATCCTCGACCTGTCCGACCTCGACCACCTGGAGCTCATCTCGTCCCAGGTGCAGTCGCAGCTGTCCTGA
- a CDS encoding nucleotide pyrophosphohydrolase, translating to MTEHPEDRARADVPRLPQLQRRLAEFAAARDWQPYHTPKNLVAALSVEASELVEIFQWLTPEESARVMADPDTAHRVTDEVADVLAYLLQLCEVLGIDPLAALEAKIDRNERRFPVPEKPDDLGGN from the coding sequence GTGACCGAACATCCCGAGGACCGGGCGCGTGCGGACGTGCCCCGGTTGCCCCAGTTGCAGCGCCGGCTGGCCGAGTTCGCCGCCGCGCGCGACTGGCAGCCGTACCACACCCCGAAGAACCTGGTCGCCGCGCTCAGCGTGGAGGCGTCCGAACTGGTCGAGATCTTCCAGTGGCTGACCCCGGAGGAGTCGGCCCGTGTCATGGCCGATCCGGACACCGCGCACCGCGTCACGGACGAGGTCGCGGACGTCCTCGCGTATCTCCTCCAGCTGTGCGAAGTGCTCGGCATCGATCCGCTGGCCGCGCTGGAGGCGAAGATCGACCGGAACGAACGAAGGTTCCCGGTGCCGGAGAAGCCGGACGACCTTGGCGGGAACTGA
- a CDS encoding sugar ABC transporter substrate-binding protein: MRLRTVLCSTAATLSAMALLSACGGSGTASSSSTPLVGVDYPRSDTDFWNSYIKYTPKFSTQLGLSLKTTNSQNDVAKLTANAQTFISQGVKGIAMAPQDTAAIAPTLAQLQAKKIPVVTVDTRPDSGKVFMVVRADNRAYGEKACQYLGTKLGGKGKVVMLEGGLDSINGRDRTEAFNDCMKKNYPGVKVFGEATNWDGAVAAQKLQTDLTAHPDIRGVYMESSFALSGTLQVLKQKGLLTGPKDPKHVFVVSNDGIPEELKDIAAGKIDATVSQPADLYAKYALYYLKAAIDGKTFKPGKTDHDSTIVQVRPGLLEDQLSAPLVTADGSTYGGITSLKSTDTSLWGNNLG, translated from the coding sequence ATGAGACTCAGAACCGTCCTCTGCTCCACCGCCGCCACCCTGTCCGCGATGGCGCTGCTCAGCGCCTGCGGCGGCTCCGGTACCGCGTCGTCGAGCAGCACGCCCCTGGTCGGTGTCGACTACCCCCGCTCCGACACCGACTTCTGGAACTCGTACATCAAGTACACGCCCAAATTCTCGACACAGCTGGGCCTCTCCCTCAAGACCACCAACTCCCAGAACGACGTCGCCAAGCTCACCGCCAACGCCCAGACGTTCATCAGCCAGGGCGTGAAGGGCATCGCGATGGCACCGCAGGACACCGCCGCCATCGCGCCCACGCTGGCGCAGCTGCAGGCCAAGAAGATCCCGGTCGTCACCGTCGACACCCGCCCCGACAGCGGCAAGGTCTTCATGGTGGTGCGCGCCGACAACCGCGCCTACGGCGAGAAGGCCTGCCAGTACCTGGGCACCAAGCTGGGCGGCAAGGGCAAGGTCGTGATGCTGGAGGGCGGCCTGGACTCCATCAACGGCCGTGACCGCACCGAGGCGTTCAACGACTGCATGAAGAAGAACTACCCCGGCGTCAAGGTGTTCGGCGAGGCCACCAACTGGGACGGCGCCGTCGCCGCGCAGAAGCTGCAGACGGACCTGACCGCCCACCCGGACATCAGGGGCGTCTACATGGAGTCCAGCTTCGCGCTGTCCGGAACACTGCAGGTCCTCAAGCAGAAGGGCCTGCTGACCGGGCCGAAGGACCCCAAGCACGTGTTCGTCGTGTCCAACGACGGCATCCCCGAGGAACTGAAGGACATCGCCGCCGGGAAGATCGACGCCACCGTCTCCCAGCCCGCCGACCTCTACGCCAAGTACGCCCTGTACTACCTGAAGGCCGCCATTGACGGCAAGACGTTCAAGCCCGGTAAGACCGACCACGACAGCACCATCGTCCAGGTCCGCCCGGGGCTGCTGGAGGACCAGCTCTCCGCCCCGCTCGTGACCGCCGACGGCAGCACCTACGGCGGCATCACCAGCCTCAAGAGCACCGACACGTCCCTGTGGGGCAACAACCTCGGCTGA
- a CDS encoding MarR family transcriptional regulator: MADPDAHPSDQLECPSAQGSGLLPAELRAWMLLLAATGAVEQELRSVVKERLGVSHDEFLILCLLAEQPESGLRMTHVAELLGRPKTRLTYQMACLQHAGLITRKSVCGDRRGIEVALTDKARGLLRESSAPLAGTVTRALARAVGPAQREAVCGLLPDLSQGSGKSSPATAAEPAAPGEPAA, from the coding sequence ATGGCCGACCCCGACGCACACCCCTCCGACCAGCTGGAATGCCCTTCCGCGCAGGGCAGTGGCCTGCTCCCGGCCGAGCTGCGCGCCTGGATGCTGCTGCTGGCGGCGACGGGAGCGGTGGAGCAGGAGCTGCGCTCGGTCGTCAAGGAACGGCTCGGCGTCTCCCACGACGAGTTCCTGATCCTCTGCCTGCTCGCCGAGCAGCCCGAGTCGGGCCTGCGCATGACGCACGTCGCCGAACTGCTCGGGCGCCCGAAGACCCGGCTCACGTACCAGATGGCCTGCCTGCAGCACGCCGGGCTCATCACCCGGAAGTCGGTGTGCGGCGACCGGCGCGGCATCGAGGTCGCCCTCACCGACAAGGCCCGCGGCCTGCTGCGGGAGAGCTCCGCCCCGCTCGCCGGGACGGTCACCCGGGCGCTGGCCCGGGCGGTCGGCCCGGCGCAGCGCGAGGCGGTGTGCGGCCTGCTCCCCGACCTGTCCCAGGGCTCGGGAAAGTCGTCCCCTGCCACTGCCGCCGAGCCGGCCGCACCCGGAGAACCGGCCGCTTGA